In uncultured Ilyobacter sp., a genomic segment contains:
- a CDS encoding DUF805 domain-containing protein: MNWYLKAFKNYAVFNGRSRRKEYWYFVLFNIIFSILLTAVDSMAGTLDANGSGLLSSIYALVVFLPSIAVAVRRLHDVDKSAWWMLIGIVPVIGVIVLFIFMVKEGDPYENRYGMNHKLY, encoded by the coding sequence ATGAATTGGTATTTAAAGGCATTTAAAAATTATGCTGTTTTTAATGGGAGATCCAGAAGAAAAGAGTATTGGTACTTTGTACTATTCAACATAATATTTAGTATTCTTTTGACCGCTGTAGATTCTATGGCAGGAACCCTCGATGCCAACGGAAGTGGACTTTTAAGCAGTATCTATGCTTTAGTTGTATTTCTTCCAAGTATTGCAGTAGCAGTAAGGAGACTTCACGATGTGGATAAGTCGGCGTGGTGGATGCTCATAGGTATAGTGCCGGTTATAGGGGTTATAGTATTGTTTATATTTATGGTCAAAGAGGGAGACCCTTACGAAAACAGGTACGGAATGAACCATAAACTATATTAG
- a CDS encoding TIGR01212 family radical SAM protein (This family includes YhcC from E. coli K-12, an uncharacterized radical SAM protein.) produces the protein MWDNKRFHTLNYELKKKFGEKIYKVSLDGGFTCPNRDGTLAYKGCIFCSDKGSGEFAGDRRKSIGDQIEDQLKLIEKKFPKGKVIAYFQSFTNTYAPIEKLRKIYSEALSHPRVVGLAIATRPDCLQNEVLDLLEELGREYPIWIELGLQTVNEKTSQLINRGYSLEQFTISAENLRKRKIPFVTHLILGLPGESKTDILKSVRFVNKSKSWGIKLHLMHVIKDTALHEYYKKKYFPLMEKQIYIELVVEILEILDPKMTVHRITGDGTRDTLIGPLWSLDKRSILNGVDKLLKEKNSYQGKFYKED, from the coding sequence ATGTGGGATAATAAAAGATTTCATACACTGAATTATGAATTGAAAAAAAAATTCGGAGAAAAAATATATAAAGTATCTTTAGATGGGGGATTCACATGTCCTAATAGGGACGGAACCTTAGCTTATAAGGGGTGTATCTTTTGCAGTGACAAAGGAAGCGGAGAGTTTGCAGGTGACAGAAGAAAGAGTATAGGGGATCAGATTGAAGATCAGTTAAAACTTATAGAAAAAAAGTTCCCAAAAGGAAAGGTTATTGCCTATTTTCAGAGCTTTACCAATACCTATGCCCCTATAGAAAAATTAAGAAAAATATATTCAGAGGCCTTGTCCCATCCTAGAGTAGTAGGTCTTGCCATAGCAACTAGGCCAGATTGTCTTCAAAATGAAGTTTTAGACCTTTTAGAGGAGCTAGGACGTGAATATCCTATATGGATAGAGCTAGGGCTTCAGACTGTAAATGAGAAAACTTCACAGTTAATCAATAGGGGTTACTCATTAGAACAGTTTACAATATCGGCTGAGAATCTTAGAAAAAGAAAAATTCCCTTTGTGACACACCTGATACTAGGACTTCCTGGAGAATCAAAAACAGATATTTTAAAAAGTGTCAGATTTGTAAATAAATCAAAAAGCTGGGGCATAAAACTTCATCTTATGCATGTCATAAAAGATACAGCCCTCCATGAATACTACAAAAAAAAATATTTTCCTCTGATGGAGAAACAGATTTATATAGAACTAGTGGTTGAAATATTAGAAATACTAGATCCAAAGATGACTGTGCACAGGATCACAGGAGATGGTACCAGAGATACACTTATAGGGCCTTTATGGAGTTTGGATAAGAGGTCTATATTAAATGGTGTGGACAAACTTTTAAAAGAAAAAAACTCCTATCAGGGTAAATTTTATAAAGAAGACTAG
- a CDS encoding HTH domain-containing protein has product MELKNKVLELLKKSEPLKAGEIAEKLNTDKKDVDKVIKALKKENAVISPKRCFYSVDK; this is encoded by the coding sequence ATGGAATTAAAAAACAAAGTTTTAGAACTTTTAAAAAAATCAGAACCACTGAAGGCTGGTGAAATAGCTGAAAAATTAAATACAGATAAAAAAGATGTTGATAAGGTTATAAAAGCCTTAAAAAAAGAAAACGCTGTTATTTCTCCAAAAAGATGCTTTTACTCTGTAGATAAATAG
- a CDS encoding flavodoxin family protein yields MKVIAINGSPKKDGNTYHALNMVINELKNEGIETEILHIGNKAIRGCTACGACIKNKNEKCIIDDEVNEAIQKIKEADGLLLGSPVHYSAIGGTMKSFLDRVFYVAGVNGSLFRHKVGAAVVAVRRSGGLPTFDQLNNFLNYSEMIIPTSNYWNVIHGTTPGEALKDEEGVQIMRILGKNMAWALKLVENGKDKVKAPEKEAKQFMHFIR; encoded by the coding sequence ATGAAAGTAATCGCTATAAACGGAAGTCCTAAAAAAGACGGGAATACATACCATGCACTGAATATGGTCATCAACGAGCTAAAAAACGAGGGGATAGAAACTGAGATACTACACATAGGGAATAAAGCCATAAGAGGCTGTACAGCATGTGGAGCATGTATAAAAAATAAAAATGAAAAATGTATTATTGATGACGAGGTAAATGAGGCTATCCAAAAGATCAAGGAAGCAGACGGGCTGTTATTGGGATCCCCGGTACATTATTCTGCTATAGGGGGGACTATGAAGTCTTTCTTAGACAGAGTTTTCTATGTGGCAGGAGTAAATGGAAGTCTGTTCCGTCATAAGGTTGGAGCAGCTGTTGTAGCAGTTAGACGTTCTGGAGGTCTGCCTACCTTTGATCAGCTGAACAACTTTTTAAACTATTCTGAGATGATTATTCCTACATCTAATTATTGGAATGTAATACACGGAACAACTCCTGGAGAGGCCCTAAAAGATGAAGAGGGTGTACAGATAATGAGAATTCTCGGGAAGAATATGGCTTGGGCACTAAAGCTTGTAGAAAATGGCAAGGATAAGGTAAAGGCCCCTGAAAAAGAGGCCAAACAGTTTATGCACTTTATAAGATAG
- a CDS encoding helix-turn-helix domain-containing protein: MLTVDDKNYICSLDYAMSIIKGKWKSVIICHLNRSSTRFLELQRQLPGVSQKVLTENLKELEADKIVKKIVFPEVPPRVEYELTETGYKLFEIITQLETWGKEYIKKFKS; the protein is encoded by the coding sequence ATGTTAACCGTTGATGACAAAAATTACATCTGTTCATTGGATTATGCCATGAGTATAATAAAAGGCAAATGGAAATCCGTTATAATCTGTCATCTAAACCGATCATCAACTAGGTTTTTAGAGCTTCAGAGACAGCTCCCTGGAGTTAGCCAGAAGGTTCTCACAGAAAATCTAAAAGAACTTGAAGCTGACAAAATAGTTAAAAAAATTGTTTTCCCAGAGGTTCCCCCAAGAGTAGAGTATGAGCTCACAGAGACAGGTTATAAGCTTTTTGAAATAATTACTCAGCTGGAAACCTGGGGTAAAGAATACATAAAAAAATTCAAAAGTTAA
- a CDS encoding epoxyqueuosine reductase QueH, translated as MKINYQKELEQILEKIKKSEKTPRLLLHSCCAPCSSYVLEYLSEYFDITVNFYNPNITFEEEYQKRLEEQKVFNGNIEVKDEIKLLEGRYDVDEFFECINGLEDSKEGGERCFRCYALRLEDTAKKAKEMGFDYFSTVLSISPLKNSQKINEIGKELQEKYKVKFLIGDFKKKNGYKRSVELSKKHNLYRQDYCGCVFSKVERETK; from the coding sequence ATGAAAATTAATTATCAGAAAGAGTTAGAACAAATATTGGAAAAAATAAAGAAATCTGAGAAAACACCTAGACTTCTTCTACATTCTTGCTGTGCTCCTTGCAGCTCTTATGTCCTAGAATATCTCAGTGAGTACTTTGATATCACTGTAAACTTTTATAATCCAAACATAACCTTTGAAGAAGAATACCAAAAGAGGCTAGAGGAACAGAAGGTTTTCAATGGTAATATAGAGGTTAAGGATGAGATTAAACTTTTAGAGGGAAGGTACGATGTCGATGAATTCTTTGAATGTATAAATGGGTTAGAGGATTCTAAAGAAGGCGGGGAGAGATGTTTCAGATGCTATGCCCTAAGGCTTGAAGATACTGCAAAAAAAGCCAAGGAGATGGGGTTTGACTATTTTTCCACGGTGCTTTCAATAAGTCCACTGAAAAATTCTCAGAAAATAAATGAAATAGGAAAAGAGCTACAGGAGAAATATAAAGTAAAGTTCCTTATAGGGGATTTCAAAAAGAAAAATGGTTATAAAAGGTCTGTAGAACTGTCTAAAAAACATAATCTTTATAGACAGGATTACTGCGGTTGCGTTTTTTCAAAAGTAGAGAGAGAAACTAAATAA
- a CDS encoding NUDIX hydrolase yields MKFKHIDKKVVYKNDHFEISQEKLVLPGGKEVWWSFIEGVDAVGILALTDDNKVILVKQYRPAVQDFVLEIPAGLIEPGESPEETAYRELEEEAGYRAKSMEKIYEYYSSPGISKSKTHIFLAKSLVKTKQSLDEDEFLEIIEASFEELQDLNLVDGKSILAMKHLEILGTPSPVE; encoded by the coding sequence ATGAAGTTCAAACATATAGATAAAAAGGTAGTCTACAAAAATGATCACTTTGAAATATCTCAGGAAAAGCTGGTGCTTCCAGGTGGAAAAGAGGTATGGTGGAGTTTTATAGAAGGAGTAGATGCTGTGGGGATATTGGCCCTTACAGATGACAACAAGGTAATCCTGGTAAAACAGTACAGGCCTGCAGTGCAGGATTTTGTGCTAGAGATACCTGCTGGACTTATAGAGCCGGGGGAGTCTCCTGAAGAAACTGCCTACAGAGAACTAGAAGAAGAGGCCGGGTATAGGGCAAAAAGCATGGAGAAAATATATGAATATTACTCTAGTCCAGGTATATCAAAGTCTAAAACCCATATATTCCTTGCAAAATCTTTGGTAAAAACAAAGCAGTCTTTAGATGAAGATGAATTTTTAGAGATTATAGAGGCTTCTTTTGAAGAATTACAAGATTTAAATCTGGTGGATGGTAAATCAATACTGGCAATGAAGCATCTAGAAATACTAGGGACTCCTTCCCCTGTTGAATAA
- a CDS encoding RNA methyltransferase, whose amino-acid sequence MEFIKSKENKLYKTIKKLKTRKYREKEKLFIAEGHKFLDFKEIPWAVILKEGDDRYRDKAEKFTCPKYIFSESIFNEISSQENSQGVIVIYPMRESSIEGIGDNIVVLDRIQDPGNLGTIIRVADAAGYKDIVLLKGSVDVYNEKTVRSSMGSLFNMNFIYMEEDELIKFMAEKSYKSTSTALREDAVSYTDILPGSKNAIIFGNEGQGVSERIIEASDNKVIIPIYGSAESLNVAVAAGIVLYKFRELLD is encoded by the coding sequence TTGGAATTTATAAAAAGTAAAGAGAATAAACTCTATAAAACAATAAAAAAACTAAAAACTAGAAAATACAGAGAAAAAGAAAAACTCTTTATTGCAGAGGGACATAAGTTCTTGGATTTTAAGGAGATTCCCTGGGCAGTCATCTTAAAGGAAGGGGATGACAGATACAGAGACAAGGCAGAGAAATTTACATGCCCGAAATATATATTCTCTGAGTCAATTTTTAATGAAATAAGCTCCCAGGAAAATTCTCAAGGAGTAATAGTAATCTATCCTATGAGAGAATCATCTATAGAGGGTATAGGGGACAATATAGTGGTTCTTGACAGAATACAGGATCCTGGAAACCTAGGAACGATAATAAGGGTGGCTGATGCGGCGGGATACAAAGATATAGTCCTGTTAAAAGGCAGTGTAGATGTTTATAATGAAAAAACAGTGAGAAGCAGTATGGGCTCCCTTTTCAATATGAACTTCATATATATGGAGGAGGATGAGCTTATAAAGTTTATGGCTGAAAAATCTTATAAGTCAACTTCAACTGCCCTGAGAGAAGATGCAGTATCTTATACAGATATCCTTCCAGGGTCAAAAAATGCCATAATATTTGGAAACGAGGGGCAGGGTGTATCTGAGAGAATTATAGAAGCTAGCGACAACAAGGTAATCATACCTATATATGGCTCTGCTGAATCTCTCAATGTGGCAGTGGCTGCAGGAATAGTTCTTTATAAGTTCAGAGAACTTTTGGATTAG
- the ybaK gene encoding Cys-tRNA(Pro) deacylase, translating to MKKTNAMRLLDAKKYKYKTAEYPVDENDLSAVSVAAKTGEDIRRIFKTLVLIGDKTGYLVACIPGERELDLKTLAKASKNKKVEMIPMRDLEKITGYIRGGCSPLGMKKSYPTYIDESAMEFSSILISGGRRGIQIELEPEKLAEVLNAGVTSISFV from the coding sequence ATGAAAAAAACAAATGCTATGCGTCTCTTAGACGCAAAAAAATATAAATATAAAACAGCGGAATATCCTGTAGATGAAAATGACCTGAGTGCAGTGTCAGTGGCAGCAAAAACAGGCGAGGACATAAGACGGATTTTTAAGACTCTGGTGCTTATAGGGGATAAAACAGGTTATCTTGTGGCCTGTATTCCCGGCGAGAGAGAACTAGATCTTAAAACTCTGGCAAAAGCCAGTAAGAATAAAAAAGTAGAGATGATTCCCATGAGGGATCTAGAAAAAATAACGGGATATATAAGAGGTGGATGTTCTCCTTTAGGTATGAAGAAGAGTTATCCCACTTATATAGATGAAAGCGCAATGGAATTTTCATCTATACTCATAAGTGGTGGCAGAAGAGGAATACAGATAGAGTTAGAACCGGAAAAACTGGCCGAAGTTCTAAATGCAGGTGTTACCTCAATATCCTTTGTTTAA
- the crtI gene encoding phytoene desaturase family protein: protein MKKIIIIGAGPGGLSAGMLLASKGYDVNIFEKQDHIGGRNSSLKVGEFSFDLGPTFFLMKTILEEIFTETGRKLEEYVNLMEINPMYRLKFSDKKEFYPYSMGNDEKMKEELDRVFPGEHKNYLQYIEREEKKFQKLLPCLQVPYDGFFDFLKPNFLKSLPYLDAHKSIYNVLSDYFTEEELKLSFTFQAKYIGMSPWEAPGTFSIISYLEHKFGVYHVEGGLNRLSTAMGKVIEEEEGKISLSTEVKEILFDDTRAIGVLLENGEKVFGDYIIMNADFAQGIKTLVPEPLKSKYSDKKLQSKKYSCSTFMLYLGLNKLYSSLPHHNIIFAENYKGNVDDMSKRKILSEDFSFYVQNPSVTDTTLAPKGKSTLYILVPVPNNKSSIDWEKEKSDFKNKVLDAMEKKGNFKNIRECIEVEKIITPIEWETERDVYLGATFNLGHQVSQMLVFRPHNKLEGYKNFYIVGGGTHPGSGLPTIYESGRIVSKIISKEK from the coding sequence ATGAAAAAAATTATTATTATCGGAGCTGGCCCTGGAGGACTTTCTGCTGGTATGCTTCTAGCGTCAAAAGGATATGATGTAAATATATTTGAAAAACAGGATCATATAGGGGGGAGGAACTCTAGTCTAAAGGTAGGAGAATTTTCCTTTGATTTAGGGCCCACCTTCTTCCTAATGAAGACTATATTAGAGGAGATATTCACTGAAACTGGGAGAAAACTTGAAGAATATGTTAATCTCATGGAGATTAACCCCATGTATAGGCTCAAGTTTTCAGATAAAAAAGAGTTTTATCCATATTCCATGGGTAATGATGAAAAAATGAAAGAGGAGCTAGATAGAGTTTTTCCTGGAGAACATAAAAACTATTTGCAATATATAGAAAGAGAGGAGAAAAAGTTTCAGAAACTTCTTCCCTGTCTTCAGGTGCCCTACGACGGTTTCTTCGATTTTCTAAAACCTAATTTTCTAAAGAGCCTGCCATATCTTGATGCGCATAAATCCATATATAATGTCTTAAGCGATTACTTCACCGAGGAAGAGTTAAAACTTTCCTTTACATTTCAGGCAAAATATATAGGTATGTCTCCCTGGGAAGCGCCGGGAACTTTTAGTATAATATCCTATCTTGAGCATAAATTTGGGGTATATCACGTAGAGGGCGGACTGAATAGGCTTTCTACTGCCATGGGAAAGGTCATAGAGGAAGAAGAAGGGAAAATATCACTCTCTACTGAAGTGAAAGAAATACTTTTTGATGACACTAGGGCTATAGGGGTTCTTTTAGAAAATGGAGAAAAGGTCTTTGGAGATTATATTATAATGAATGCTGACTTTGCCCAAGGTATAAAAACCCTAGTTCCAGAGCCACTTAAAAGTAAATATAGTGACAAAAAATTACAGAGTAAAAAATATTCCTGCTCAACTTTTATGCTCTATCTAGGATTAAATAAACTTTATAGCAGCCTGCCCCATCATAATATTATCTTTGCAGAGAATTACAAAGGGAATGTAGATGATATGTCCAAAAGAAAAATACTTTCAGAGGATTTTTCTTTTTATGTACAGAACCCATCTGTGACTGATACCACCCTGGCACCAAAAGGAAAATCGACTCTATATATTCTGGTGCCTGTTCCCAATAATAAGTCATCTATAGACTGGGAAAAGGAAAAGAGTGATTTTAAAAACAAAGTTTTAGACGCCATGGAGAAAAAAGGTAATTTCAAAAATATAAGAGAGTGTATAGAGGTGGAAAAAATTATTACACCAATAGAATGGGAGACAGAAAGAGACGTATACCTCGGTGCCACCTTTAACCTTGGACATCAGGTGTCTCAGATGCTTGTATTTAGACCTCACAACAAGTTAGAGGGTTATAAAAACTTTTACATTGTAGGAGGAGGAACGCACCCTGGAAGCGGTCTTCCTACTATATATGAATCTGGAAGAATTGTGTCAAAAATTATCTCAAAGGAGAAATAA
- a CDS encoding AarF/ABC1/UbiB kinase family protein — protein sequence MNGLSFLRLIKSFYSSKLPDLEKIEKKGLLAVKIAQHYALRVDFIKEEMCYHLSKLYTHSFPAEKKSFSQLISSDSDILNHFNSWEETPFSSASVGQVHKAVLQQGEVVAVKIIKKEFKEGFIEDIEKIEKPIKKIGYLWPKFNRIFNPIGIIENIRNYTLDELDLRNEARGIEVLRLYKNRYSKEFNLSNLRFPKVYPELSSEKILVTEFIEGKTFDSLLNDKKLDYETLLELFRLHSFYIFKIGIFHGDIHPGNVILGKDNNIYLVDCASLSEITVKLKKGLFWFFYYLSRYDYKNAAKFLHEMSTEILDGPVFDEFEKEFLKLYSDFTMATVSEVSLTRRMMETIKMGINYGMNFGDQMFPVIKSLMYLDGMVMRCKPEAILMENMRDFTVYLEEEMK from the coding sequence ATGAATGGATTATCATTTCTAAGACTTATTAAATCTTTTTATTCCTCTAAACTCCCAGATCTTGAAAAAATTGAAAAAAAGGGCCTACTAGCCGTGAAGATAGCACAGCATTACGCCCTAAGGGTTGATTTTATAAAGGAAGAGATGTGTTATCACCTCTCTAAGCTTTACACCCACAGTTTTCCAGCTGAAAAAAAGAGTTTTTCCCAGTTGATTTCTTCTGATTCTGACATATTAAACCATTTCAACTCCTGGGAGGAAACTCCCTTTTCCTCTGCTTCAGTGGGACAGGTGCATAAAGCAGTCTTGCAACAGGGAGAAGTGGTGGCAGTAAAAATAATAAAAAAAGAATTCAAAGAGGGGTTTATAGAGGACATTGAAAAAATAGAAAAACCAATAAAAAAAATAGGCTATCTCTGGCCAAAATTCAACAGGATATTTAATCCCATAGGGATAATAGAAAATATAAGAAATTATACTCTTGATGAGCTCGATCTCAGAAATGAAGCTAGGGGTATAGAGGTCTTGAGATTATATAAAAACAGATACTCAAAGGAGTTTAACCTTTCAAACTTAAGGTTTCCCAAGGTCTATCCTGAGCTTTCAAGTGAGAAAATTTTGGTTACTGAATTTATAGAGGGAAAAACCTTTGACTCTCTTTTAAATGATAAAAAACTAGATTATGAGACTCTTTTAGAACTTTTCAGACTTCATAGCTTTTATATATTTAAAATAGGCATTTTTCACGGGGATATACACCCTGGGAACGTCATTCTAGGAAAAGATAATAACATCTATCTTGTGGACTGTGCCTCTCTATCTGAGATCACAGTTAAATTAAAAAAGGGCTTATTTTGGTTTTTTTATTACCTCAGCCGCTACGACTATAAAAATGCTGCAAAATTCCTTCATGAAATGTCAACCGAAATATTAGACGGGCCTGTATTTGATGAATTTGAAAAGGAATTTTTAAAATTATACAGTGATTTTACCATGGCTACAGTGAGTGAGGTAAGTCTAACAAGAAGGATGATGGAAACAATCAAAATGGGAATAAATTACGGAATGAATTTTGGAGACCAGATGTTTCCCGTTATTAAAAGCCTTATGTATTTAGATGGCATGGTTATGAGATGCAAGCCAGAAGCTATATTAATGGAAAATATGAGAGATTTTACAGTATATTTAGAAGAGGAAATGAAATAA
- the htpX gene encoding zinc metalloprotease HtpX: protein MKTLKTFLLMFVMTIILMFFGNILGGQRGMTIALLFSFGMNFFSYWFSDKMVLSMYKAQPLTEDSKVYQIVRRLARNADLPMPKVYIINQSQPNAFATGRNPKHAAVAVTRGLLDILDDDELSGVIAHELGHVNNRDILIGTIAASMAGAITYLAHMARWAAIFGRSDNDRDENPFALIATMILAPIAAMLVQMAISRTREYKADAYGAKVSGNPLYLARALRKLEMSSRRIPMSANPATSHMFIVNPLSAEKMASLFSTHPSTAMRIAKLEEMSKNGL, encoded by the coding sequence TTGAAGACTTTAAAAACATTTTTGTTAATGTTTGTAATGACAATTATACTGATGTTTTTTGGAAACATTTTAGGTGGACAAAGAGGTATGACCATAGCACTTTTATTTTCATTTGGAATGAACTTTTTTTCATACTGGTTTAGTGACAAGATGGTATTGTCCATGTACAAGGCTCAGCCTCTTACTGAAGATTCAAAGGTATACCAGATAGTAAGAAGGCTGGCAAGAAACGCCGATCTTCCCATGCCTAAGGTATACATTATAAATCAATCACAGCCAAATGCCTTTGCAACAGGAAGAAATCCCAAACATGCCGCTGTGGCAGTAACAAGAGGTCTTTTAGATATTCTTGACGATGATGAACTTTCTGGGGTAATAGCTCACGAATTGGGTCATGTTAATAACAGAGATATCTTAATCGGAACCATCGCAGCCTCTATGGCCGGAGCAATTACCTATCTGGCTCACATGGCAAGATGGGCAGCTATATTTGGAAGAAGTGACAATGACAGAGATGAAAATCCCTTTGCACTTATAGCCACAATGATTTTAGCCCCTATAGCAGCTATGCTTGTTCAAATGGCTATATCAAGAACACGTGAGTACAAGGCTGACGCCTACGGAGCCAAGGTAAGTGGAAATCCCCTATACCTAGCCAGAGCCCTTAGAAAGCTTGAGATGTCTAGTAGAAGAATCCCCATGTCTGCCAATCCAGCTACATCACATATGTTTATCGTGAATCCATTGTCAGCAGAAAAAATGGCTTCACTTTTTAGTACTCACCCAAGTACAGCAATGCGTATCGCAAAGCTCGAAGAGATGTCTAAAAACGGACTATAA